The DNA segment CACGATGTGCGCGGTGCCGGAGGGGCCTTCGACCGTGCGCAGGAAGTCGGTGTCCACGCCGGAGTGTTCGAGGGTCTCCCGCAGCCGGGACCCGGCCGCGTCGTTGCCCACCGCGCCGACCATCGAGACGGTGGCGCCGGCCCGCGCGGCGGCGATCGCCTGGTTGGCGCCCTTGCCGCCGGGGATCGTACGGAACTCCCGGCCGGTCACCGTCTCGCCGCGCTGCGGGGCCTTGGCGACGAAGGTGACGAGGTCCATGTTCGTGCTGCCGAGCACGGCGATATGGGTCATGGGCGGTTCGCCTCCAGGTGGGTGAGGTGGGCGAGGGTGTCGAAGCCGGTGCCGTCGAAGTCGGCGACGGTGGTGGCGAGCCGGTTCTTCAGCGGGGCCCGCCAGTGCTCGGGGAGCGCGGCGGGGGAGCCCGCGAGGAGCCCGGCGACGCTGCCCGCGCTCGCGCCGACCGAGTCGGTGTCCAGACCGCCCGCGACGGCCCGCCGGATCGAGCCGGTGAAGTCGCCGTCCGCGTGGGTGAGCGCGGCGGCCAGCAGGGCGGTGTTGGGCAGGGCGTGCACCCAGTGGTGGGTGGCGGAGTAGCGGGCGTGGAGTCGGTCCACCACGGTGTCGAAGTCCTCGTGTCCGGCGGCCAGTCGAACGGCGTGGTCGACGGCCTCGGCCAGCCGGGAGCGGTGCGGGACGACCGAACGGCCCGCGCGCAGGCAGGCGTGCACATCGTGGTCGCCGGTGGCGGCCGCGGCGAGCGTGGCGGCGGTGAACATGGCCGCGTAGACGCCGTTGGCCGTGTGGGTCAACGCCGCGTCGCGGTGGGCCTGTTCGGCCGCCGCGGCCGGGTCGCCCGGGTTGGTCCAGCCGTGCACGTCGGCGCGGATCAGGGCGCCGATCCACTCCCGGAAGGGGTTGCGGTGGCGGGCGGTGTGCGGGGGCTCCACACCGCTGAGGAGATTGCGGTAGGCGAGGCGCTCGGCGGTGAACGTGCGTCCCGGCGGCAGCTCTTCGAGCCACAGCCGGGCGACGTCCGCGGTGCTGAAGCCCTTGCCGTGCCGCTGGAGCAGCAGCAGGTTGAGCAGCGGGTAGTCGAGGTCGTCGTCCTCGGGCATGCCGTCGATGTTCTCGGCGAGCGAGGTGGCGGCCGAGCGGCGGTTCCACGGATGCGTGTCGAGCAGTTCGGCGGGCACGCCCCGGGCGGTGAAGTAGCCGTTCAGCGGCCAGTTGCCGCTCGCCCGGGCGAGGGCGCGCACGGCGTCCAGGGGCAGTTTCTCGACCGGCTTGCCCAGCAGACAGCCGGCGGCCCGGCCCAGCCAGGACGCCTCGAAGGCGAGCGGCCCCGGCGTCCCGGCGAGCCGCGCGGTGGGCCAGTCGGGGCAGGCGGCCCGGATCGCGGACAGCTCGGTCGGCTCGTCCTCGGCCAGCCGGCTGGGCAGATCGGCCAGTTCGTCCAAGAGGTCCTCGGCGAGCAGCCGCAGATAGCGGGAGACGCGGTGCGGGGAGGCGCCCGCGCGGTCCGGGGCGTCCGGGCCGCCCGCCGCGCGCCAGCGCTCCTCGATCCGGGACGGCTCGCGGCCGTCGAGGCGGGCCTGGCGCAGCTCGTGCCCGAGCAGATCCTCGGGCTGGACCCAGGTCAGCCGAAGCACGGCGCGCCCTCCTGGTCGGAGGGGGCCGTGTCGCCCGGGGCCGGGGTGCTCCCCGGTTCGAAGGGGGCCGTGTTGCCCGGGGCCGGGGTGCCTCCCTGGTCGGAGGGGGTCGCGTCGCCCGGGTCCGGGGCGCCTCCCAGGGCCGCGAAGGCCCGCTCATGGGCGCGGCGCCGGGCGCGGTCGAGGGCGAACACCTCGCGCGCGACCTGGGCGAGCGTCCGGGCCGGCTGCCACAGGTCCAGGCGGCTCGCCTCCGCGACCGTCTTCGCCCACTCCTCGGGCACCGGCGAGCCGAGCGCGCCCGCGAGGGCACCGGCCATGGTGGCGATCGAGTCGCAGTCGCGCCCGTAGTTGACCGAACCGAGCACCGCGTGCCGGTAGTCGCCGCCGGAGACCACCAGCATGCCGAGCGCGACGGGGAGTTCCTCGATGGAGTGCAGCCGCGAGGGGCGGCGGGCGCCGAGCGAGGGGGCGCGATAGTCGGGGCCGACGGTGTCGTACGGCTCGACCGCCGCGCGCAGCGGACCGAGCGCCGAGGCGAAGTCGGTGTGCCGGCAGGCCACTTCGCAGACCTTCTCGATCGCCTGGCGGGTGCCGTCCTTGGCCAGCGCCAGGCAGGCGGTCACCACCGAGTCCGCCGTCGCGTCCGGCGCGGTGGCGGCGGCGACGGCCGCGGCGAAGACACCGGCCGCCTCCCGGCCGTACGACGACTGGTGGGCACCGGCGACGTCCAGCGCCTCGGCGTAGGCGGCGCGCGGGTCGGCCGCGTTGACCAGGCCGACGGGGGCCATGTACATCGCCGCACCGCAGTTGACGATGTTCCCCACGCCCGCCTCCCGGGGGTCCGCGTGACCGTAGGCGAGCCGGGCCACCAGCCACTTCTCGGCGAGGAAGAGGCGGTGCAGCGGCAGCGCCTCCGCCTCCAGCTCGGGGATCCAGCGGGGGTTGGTCATCAGGTCGGGCACCAGGTGCTCGGCGAGCGCGTAGGCGTCGAGGTGGTCGCGGACGCGGTCGTAGACCCGGACCAGGGCGTGCGTCATCAAGGTGTCGTCGGTGACGTGGCCGTCGCCCTTGTGGTACGGCGCCAGCGGGCGGGCGGTGCGCCAGGCGTCGCCGTGCCAGGGGCCGACGACGCCGTGCACCAGACCGCCGTGGCGCTCGGTGATCTGGTCGGGGGAGTAACCCTCGACCGGTCCGCCGAGGGCGTCGCCGACGGCGGCGCCGACGAGGGCGCCGGTGATCCGTTCGTCCAGATCGGACTGTCCGGTGCCTTTGGGTTGCTTGGGCGTCATGCCCGAATCATCCTCCCGGGCGGGCCGGTTGCGCGGCTTCCAGGAGTCCGGCGAGTTCCACCAGGTCGGTGCCGGTGAGCCGGGGCAGCGCGCAGCCGGGCAGCACCCGGCAGGCGTCCCGCCAGGGCTCCGGGATCGCGGCGGCGCCGCCGAGCGCGCCGGTGAGGGCGCCCGCGAGGGCGGGGGCGGAGTCGGCGACCCGGGACAGGCAGGCGGCGGCGGGTACGGCTTCGGCGATCCGGCCGTCGGTCGCGGTGGCCAGCGCGAGCGCGACGGGGACGGTCTCGGCGGCGGCGACGCCGTAGCTGTAGACGTGGTCCACGATCTGGTGTTCGAGGAGTGGTACGAGGGCGAAGGCGGACGCGCCGTCCGCGGCGAGGGCGAGCGCGTGCCGGGCGTTGCGGCCGATCTCCGTGTCGGGCGGGAGTTCGGCGAGGGCGGCGGTGACGCAGGCGGCGGTGTCCGCGCCGGTGAGGGCGAGCGAGACGGCCGCCGCCATGGCCCGGGCGCCGTGCACGCCGTCGCCGTCCTGGGTGTAGCGGGCGTCGAACTCGGCGAGGTCGGCGGCGCGTTCGGGGTCGCCGGGGTGGGCCACGGCGAGGGCGCAGGCGCGTACGCAGGCGGCGTCGTCGAAGTAGTGCGGGTTGTCGTGGCCGCTGGCGGGCGGGCGCAGGCCGGTGGCCAGGTTGCCGAGGCCCGCGCGGACGGAGATGCGGGCGCGCAGCGGCAGTACGGCGGACTCGATCTCCGGCGCGCGGTCCGCGGCGGCGGCGACCTCGCAGGCGACGGCGGACCAGGTGAGGTCGATGGCGGCCCGCATACGACGGTCACGGCTGAGGTCGCCGAAGGCGTCGTCGGCACCGGCCCGCAGGACCGCCTCCGCGGCGAAGGCCGCCCATTCGGCGTCGTCGGAGGGGCCGAGGCGGAGGGGCTCGGGGGGTTGGTTGAGGGCGATCGGCACCGGGAGGGTGGTGGTCGCGTTCTGCTCCGCGAAGGTGTCCAGCTCACGGGTGAGGCGGCGGGTCCACTCGGGCATGCGGGCGGCGCGGTGCCGGGCGGCGGGCCAGCCGGCGGCGTCCCCGGCGGCGA comes from the Streptomyces sp. SUK 48 genome and includes:
- a CDS encoding ADP-ribosylglycohydrolase family protein, with product MLRLTWVQPEDLLGHELRQARLDGREPSRIEERWRAAGGPDAPDRAGASPHRVSRYLRLLAEDLLDELADLPSRLAEDEPTELSAIRAACPDWPTARLAGTPGPLAFEASWLGRAAGCLLGKPVEKLPLDAVRALARASGNWPLNGYFTARGVPAELLDTHPWNRRSAATSLAENIDGMPEDDDLDYPLLNLLLLQRHGKGFSTADVARLWLEELPPGRTFTAERLAYRNLLSGVEPPHTARHRNPFREWIGALIRADVHGWTNPGDPAAAAEQAHRDAALTHTANGVYAAMFTAATLAAAATGDHDVHACLRAGRSVVPHRSRLAEAVDHAVRLAAGHEDFDTVVDRLHARYSATHHWVHALPNTALLAAALTHADGDFTGSIRRAVAGGLDTDSVGASAGSVAGLLAGSPAALPEHWRAPLKNRLATTVADFDGTGFDTLAHLTHLEANRP
- a CDS encoding ADP-ribosylglycohydrolase family protein, giving the protein MTPKQPKGTGQSDLDERITGALVGAAVGDALGGPVEGYSPDQITERHGGLVHGVVGPWHGDAWRTARPLAPYHKGDGHVTDDTLMTHALVRVYDRVRDHLDAYALAEHLVPDLMTNPRWIPELEAEALPLHRLFLAEKWLVARLAYGHADPREAGVGNIVNCGAAMYMAPVGLVNAADPRAAYAEALDVAGAHQSSYGREAAGVFAAAVAAATAPDATADSVVTACLALAKDGTRQAIEKVCEVACRHTDFASALGPLRAAVEPYDTVGPDYRAPSLGARRPSRLHSIEELPVALGMLVVSGGDYRHAVLGSVNYGRDCDSIATMAGALAGALGSPVPEEWAKTVAEASRLDLWQPARTLAQVAREVFALDRARRRAHERAFAALGGAPDPGDATPSDQGGTPAPGNTAPFEPGSTPAPGDTAPSDQEGAPCFG
- a CDS encoding ADP-ribosylglycohydrolase family protein; its protein translation is MAGRVEGMLLGLAAGDAAGWPAARHRAARMPEWTRRLTRELDTFAEQNATTTLPVPIALNQPPEPLRLGPSDDAEWAAFAAEAVLRAGADDAFGDLSRDRRMRAAIDLTWSAVACEVAAAADRAPEIESAVLPLRARISVRAGLGNLATGLRPPASGHDNPHYFDDAACVRACALAVAHPGDPERAADLAEFDARYTQDGDGVHGARAMAAAVSLALTGADTAACVTAALAELPPDTEIGRNARHALALAADGASAFALVPLLEHQIVDHVYSYGVAAAETVPVALALATATDGRIAEAVPAAACLSRVADSAPALAGALTGALGGAAAIPEPWRDACRVLPGCALPRLTGTDLVELAGLLEAAQPARPGG